The sequence below is a genomic window from Pseudanabaena sp. BC1403.
TAGTCAAGTAATTTCAGGAATGCGATCGCTGGATACGGATGCGATCGCTGCTATAGCCAATCAAATTATCAGCCATCCTAAGGGAGTGCTAGTTGTAGGAGTATATGACTCACCACCAGAGTTTTTAGATGCTGTGCGCTGCTTGGCAAGAGCAACAGGCTATCCATTACTGATCGAAGCTACAGGCGCACATCGTGGTAACGAAATTGGACATTATGATAGCTTTTTGCGATCGCCAAACTTCTGTAAAGCCCATGCTCCAGAAATCGTGATCCGCTTTGGAGCCATGCCTACATCCAAAAGTTATCTACTCTGGTTACAGAAATATATTAGCTGTCAGCAAATCGTGGTTGGTAGCACCAATAGCGATCCTACTCATGGGATTACCCAAGCCTTAAATGTTCATCCTGCAAGCTTTTGCTTACAGTTAGCCAATTATTTAGAGAACTATGCTCAACCGATTTGGCAAGATAAACAATGGCGCTTAGATTTTGAACTAGCAGAAAGTATCGCTGAACATGCGATCGCAGAATCTCTCAGCACAATCGATGAATTATTCGATGGTAAAGTTTATGCAGAACTCGCGGAAATTCTTCCTGCGGATACTTATATTTATGTGGCAAGCAGTACGCCTATCCGCGATTTGGATACATTCTTCCATAGCGATCGCCCAATCACCGTTTTAGCAAATCGTGGTGCTAATGGTATCGATGGAACTTTGTCTAGTGCGTTGGGTGCTGCATGGGGATGCGATCGTCCGATGGTTCTCATCTGTGGAGACTTAGCATTTTATCACGATCTAAATGGATTACTTGCCGCCAAAAAATATGATATTTCTCTGACAGTGATTCTTCTAAATAACGATGGTGGTGGTATTTTTGATTTACTACCAATTTCCAAATATGAAGATACCTTTGAAGAATTCTTCGGCACATCGCATGGTCTAGACTTTGCGCCAATTATCTCCGCCTATGATTGCGAACATATTCTCATTCAAGATTGGCAAGATTTTCGCGATCGCGTGATGATTTCTCTGAGTGCTAAGGGAACTCAAGTTTTAGAAATTAGAAGCGATCGCAAGCGAAATAAAGAACTCCATTTTGCGATCTGGGATAAAGTAATTGAAAGTTGCGATCGGAACTTTTAATTATGCCTAGGTACTTACGAATAGTTAAGAATTGAGGCAACTAAAATCGCAATCTGAGTTCTGTTTCGTAAATTTAGCTGGCTCAAAATATTGGTAATGTGGTTTTTGACAGTTTTTGTGGAAATATAAAGCTGATTGGCAATTTCCTCATTATTTGCGCCAGTAGCGATTAATTTTACTATTTGCTGCTCTCTAGGAGTGAGTTTGTCCCAATCAGTTGTAGACACTTCAGAAATCTCTGGAATTCGCGCAATCACCTTTCTGCCTAAGTTTAAGTCCA
It includes:
- the menD gene encoding 2-succinyl-5-enolpyruvyl-6-hydroxy-3-cyclohexene-1-carboxylic-acid synthase; amino-acid sequence: MNTANRNTLWASIVAEELYRSGVRTVCVSPGSRSTPLVIAFAELRDRSPDFQILVHIDERSSSFFALGLAKVQKAPVALLCTSGTAAANYYPAIIEAYYSQIPLVVLTADRPPEMRDCGSGQTIDQINIYGKHVRYFFEVGTPEILGFRLRYLRSLIGRSVSMATGKGDTPAGAVHLNFPFADPMPPVPVANDVPEDLALSSPEALFGNPSGDAYSQVISGMRSLDTDAIAAIANQIISHPKGVLVVGVYDSPPEFLDAVRCLARATGYPLLIEATGAHRGNEIGHYDSFLRSPNFCKAHAPEIVIRFGAMPTSKSYLLWLQKYISCQQIVVGSTNSDPTHGITQALNVHPASFCLQLANYLENYAQPIWQDKQWRLDFELAESIAEHAIAESLSTIDELFDGKVYAELAEILPADTYIYVASSTPIRDLDTFFHSDRPITVLANRGANGIDGTLSSALGAAWGCDRPMVLICGDLAFYHDLNGLLAAKKYDISLTVILLNNDGGGIFDLLPISKYEDTFEEFFGTSHGLDFAPIISAYDCEHILIQDWQDFRDRVMISLSAKGTQVLEIRSDRKRNKELHFAIWDKVIESCDRNF